The DNA segment TCGCACCACCCTATGCCAGGAAACCCTGGCCGAATGATATGAACGATGGATTCGCCTATGACGTGATGGGCCCCAGAGTGCCGACCGTAATGGTCTCGCCCTGGATCGAGGCACAGACTGTCATCCGTGCCGAAGGAGACGTGCCCTTCGACTCGACCTCCTTCGCCGCGACACTCCTTCGCTGGTTTGGCGTGCCCGAGAACCTCTGGGGCCTCGGCGATCGCATAGCTCTCGCACCAACTTTCGAGAAGATCCTTCAGGCCACGACGCCGAGAACGGATGCACCGACCTTTTCGCCGCCGTACGACAAGTCGTTCCCCAGGGAGTAGCTTCGACGCATGTAGGCGACCGGCACATTGCCGGTCGGCCTGGCTGGAGCCGGTCAAAGACCGCCGGTTTCGGCGAAAAGCCGCCCAACCACCACCGTCATGTCCGGTCCAGGTTCAGGGGGTCCGATACGACGACAGGTCCATCCAGTCGCCCGTGAGGCGATCCTTCCCGCGTTTCAGCTCTACCTGACCGGCTTCATCAGCGCCCTGCTGCCGGGTAGATGTTTTTCACCCCAGTGGACCATGGCTTTCAACACCGGCCCCAGGTCTCTACCCTTCGCGGTAAGGGCGTACTCGAAGCGCACGGGATGCATCTGGTAGGGCCTCTTTTCGACAATCTCGTATTCGACCAACCGCCGCAGCCGATCTGCCAGGATATTGGTGGGGATCTTCTCCGGCGACTCCTGAAACTCACTGTAGGTCTTCTTGCCGGCAAACAGGTCCCTCACCACCAACAGGGTCCACTTGTCGCCGAAAATGTCCAATCCCGATGCGACCGGGCATGGCGACCTGTTGAACTCAGAGGCCTTGTCGCGGTTTTTTGCCATGGTTCGAGGCTAGCATGCCGCCTGGTCACTTGCTATTCACAAGTGACCACTCTATGCTCTGGTCACTTGCAATACGCAAGTGACTGGCAAGGAAGACGAATATGATCCGGACGACACCCGGGGCCTGGATTGTCGCCTGCCTGCTTGCCGCAGCACTGCTGCTGCAGGGTTGTGCAACGGTCGACCGCAGCGGCTTCTTCAATTCGTACGACGAGGCGTACCGCGCAAAAGTGGATTTCACCACCCACAGTGTGCGGCGCGGCAGCTTCATGCTCCACGTCCGCGAATACGGCGGGAAGACCCGGAAACCGACGTTGGTGATGCTGCATGGCTTTCCGGACAGCATGCACCTCTATGACCGGCTGGTGCCGTGGCTCGCACCAGATCGTCATGTCATCACGTTCGATTTTCTCGGCTGGGGGGATTCGGACAAGCCCTCGGGACACCGCTACGACGTGGCCAGCCTGCGCCGTGACCTGGAGGCGGTGATCGCCCATTTCGGACTGACGCAGGTGGTGCTCGTCGTACATGACGCATCCGGCCAACCGGGAATCGACTGGTCGCTGGACAATCCCGAAAAGACTGCGGGGCTGGTGCTGTTGAACACCTACTACGGCCCTTCGCCGACCCTGAAGGCCCCGGAAGCGATCGCCCGTTTTTCCACGCCGGGCATCCGTCGCGACCTCAGTGTGTGGGCCACCAGCCATTTCGATGCCTTGTGGCTGCACGGCTACGACGAGCAGATGGCCAGGTTCATCAGTAGCGAGGAACTGCGGGAGCCTTTTCAGAAGCTGCTTGGCCATCAGTCGCTGAAGATTCGTCCCGCCTTTTTTGGATTGAATCGGGTGCTGCGCGACGAGATCGAGCGGCGGAGGTTCATGGCGACCCGGCTCGGCACGCTGAAGACACCGGTACGCATCATCTTCGGAAACGACGACCCTTATCTCAACCCGGGTGTCGCAAAGGACCTGCATGCGTTGTTCCCACAGTCCGAACTGCACCTGCTCGACAATGCCGGGCACTTTGTACAGGTCGACAAACCCGTGGCCGTAGCAGCACTGCTGCGGGACTTTCCACCACCCGCAAAGATCCCTTCACGACAAACAGGTGAACACCATGCAGTCGATTGATAACGCAACCGTCCTGGTTACGGGCGGTTCCAAGGGTATAGGGCTCGCCATCGCGGAAGAGTTCGCCAGCCATGGACATGACCTGATACTGGTGGCCCGCGGCCGGGAAGAACTCGATCGCGCAGCCAGGGGCATCCAGCGCAAGAACAAGGTGAAGGTCACCGTCTTCGCGATGGACCTGGCCGAGGGCAATGCGCCTCAAAGGTTGTTCGAACAGGTGGCACAGTCCGGTGCCTCCGTCGATATCCTGGTCAACGACGCAGGCGTGGGCATGAGCGGGGACTTCGCCAAGGGCGACTATCGGCGCATGACGAAGATGCTCAAGCTCAACATGCTTGCATTGGCGCAACTTACCCATCTGTTTCTGCAGCCGATGCTGGAACGCAAGCGCGGACGCATCCTGAACATTGGCTCGATCGTGGCCTATTTCGCCGGTGCCCCCAACTGGTCGGCCTATGTGGCCAGCAAACACTTTGTGCGTTCATTCAGTAAAGGTTTGTCGCATGAACTGAAGGGTTCCGGAGTTGCTGCGACTGTCGTCTCGCCCGGCGCTACGGCAACGGATTTTGTACAAACGGCAGACACCGCCGATATGCGGGCCTATCAGGCTTCCAAAGGTCCGTCCGTCAAGCAGATTGCCGAAGTGGCCTATCGGGCATGCCAGGGCGGAAAAGCATCGGCTATCCCGGGCATGTTCAACCGATTGCTGGCGTTTCTTGGCGAACTGCATCCTCGCCACATTGCTTTCGAGGTATTCGCGTTTCTGTCGAGGAAAAAGACTCGCGGTTCCAGTCTTGTCCGATGATCTGAGACGTCTCCGGTTGATACAAGAACAAGCCATCGCATGGCTCGATGTGATGGCCAGAGTCCGGATGCTCTCCACGTACGGCGGAACCCTGCAAAGTCGATCGAACGAGGCAACCGACACCATCTGGATTGGTGTCGATGCCGGCGCTGTCTCTGTTCCCTTCTCTCTCCGGCCTCAAGCGTTATCGTCAGAACTCGCCTGTGGCACCGGACGCCATGATAGACAGCATGCTTCGGTTGATTCTGACTGCGGTCTCGACCACGTCCGGTGGTAGCAGCGAGCTGTCGACCATGATGTCGAGATTGAACATCACCAGCCACAGCTTGCTCTGGGCGTCCTCGACGATCGCGATGCGGCACGGCATGTATCCTGCAAAGATCGGGTTCGCATTGATCAGCGTATGCGAATCCGAAGGGGAGCAGAACTGCAGCA comes from the Chromatiaceae bacterium genome and includes:
- a CDS encoding helix-turn-helix transcriptional regulator; the protein is MAKNRDKASEFNRSPCPVASGLDIFGDKWTLLVVRDLFAGKKTYSEFQESPEKIPTNILADRLRRLVEYEIVEKRPYQMHPVRFEYALTAKGRDLGPVLKAMVHWGEKHLPGSRALMKPVR
- a CDS encoding alpha/beta hydrolase produces the protein MIRTTPGAWIVACLLAAALLLQGCATVDRSGFFNSYDEAYRAKVDFTTHSVRRGSFMLHVREYGGKTRKPTLVMLHGFPDSMHLYDRLVPWLAPDRHVITFDFLGWGDSDKPSGHRYDVASLRRDLEAVIAHFGLTQVVLVVHDASGQPGIDWSLDNPEKTAGLVLLNTYYGPSPTLKAPEAIARFSTPGIRRDLSVWATSHFDALWLHGYDEQMARFISSEELREPFQKLLGHQSLKIRPAFFGLNRVLRDEIERRRFMATRLGTLKTPVRIIFGNDDPYLNPGVAKDLHALFPQSELHLLDNAGHFVQVDKPVAVAALLRDFPPPAKIPSRQTGEHHAVD
- a CDS encoding SDR family oxidoreductase, whose product is MNTMQSIDNATVLVTGGSKGIGLAIAEEFASHGHDLILVARGREELDRAARGIQRKNKVKVTVFAMDLAEGNAPQRLFEQVAQSGASVDILVNDAGVGMSGDFAKGDYRRMTKMLKLNMLALAQLTHLFLQPMLERKRGRILNIGSIVAYFAGAPNWSAYVASKHFVRSFSKGLSHELKGSGVAATVVSPGATATDFVQTADTADMRAYQASKGPSVKQIAEVAYRACQGGKASAIPGMFNRLLAFLGELHPRHIAFEVFAFLSRKKTRGSSLVR